A genomic window from Gymnodinialimonas ceratoperidinii includes:
- the mltA gene encoding murein transglycosylase A: protein MRRLASVIAFLMMASLAAADEPVQLLDFDDLDGWAADDHAAALSVFRNTCMDLEGSDWAALCRVAETVPDARTFFELFFRPVLIGGESPALFTGYYEPELRGSRRRTGRYRFPVYRMPPEVTGQWLSRQEIEQTRVLEGRGLEIAWVDDPVELFFLQIQGSGRITLAEGGALRVGYGGRNGHEYRSVGQELVRRGVYQPHQVSAQVIQSWVRRNPLEGRALLHHNPSYVFFREVEITDPNLGPLGAMNRNITPHRSIAVDPDFTPLGAPVWIEKDGSGPIRRLMIAQDTGGAIQGAQRADIFYGYGDAAGEAAGVIRDPGRMMVLLPIERAHQMIPDA from the coding sequence ATGAGACGGCTTGCGAGTGTCATTGCGTTCCTGATGATGGCAAGCCTCGCCGCGGCGGATGAGCCTGTGCAGCTTCTTGATTTCGACGATCTCGATGGATGGGCCGCGGATGACCATGCCGCGGCCCTCTCCGTCTTTCGCAACACCTGCATGGATCTCGAAGGGTCCGATTGGGCAGCCCTCTGCCGCGTCGCCGAGACCGTGCCGGATGCGCGCACCTTCTTCGAGCTGTTCTTCCGCCCGGTCCTGATCGGCGGCGAAAGCCCTGCTCTGTTCACCGGATACTACGAGCCCGAACTTCGCGGCTCGCGCAGGCGCACAGGGCGCTATCGGTTTCCCGTGTACCGGATGCCGCCGGAAGTCACGGGCCAATGGCTCTCCCGACAGGAGATCGAGCAGACCCGCGTGCTGGAAGGCCGTGGGTTGGAGATCGCGTGGGTCGATGACCCGGTGGAGCTGTTCTTCTTGCAGATCCAGGGCTCGGGCCGCATCACCCTCGCGGAAGGTGGCGCGTTGCGCGTGGGTTACGGCGGCCGCAACGGCCATGAATACCGGTCCGTGGGCCAAGAGCTCGTCCGCCGCGGCGTCTACCAGCCCCATCAGGTCAGCGCGCAGGTGATCCAGTCCTGGGTGCGACGCAACCCGTTGGAGGGCCGCGCGCTTCTCCATCATAATCCAAGCTACGTTTTCTTCCGCGAAGTCGAGATTACGGACCCGAACCTCGGTCCGCTTGGCGCGATGAACCGCAATATTACGCCCCATCGCTCCATCGCGGTTGATCCCGACTTCACCCCGCTCGGCGCCCCCGTCTGGATCGAGAAAGACGGATCCGGTCCGATCCGCCGTCTGATGATCGCACAGGATACCGGTGGCGCAATCCAAGGCGCGCAGCGGGCAGATATTTTCTACGGCTATGGCGACGCGGCAGGCGAAGCTGCGGGGGTCATCCGCGATCCGGGCCGCATGATGGTGCTGCTTCCGATCGAGCGCGCGCATCAGATGATCCCGGACGCCTGA
- the hslU gene encoding ATP-dependent protease ATPase subunit HslU, producing MSDLTPREIVSELDRFIIGQSDAKRATAVALRNRWRRKQLGDDLRDEVYPKNILMIGPTGVGKTEISRRLAKLAKAPFIKVEATKFTEVGYVGRDVEQIIRDLVDSAQVMIREHMREEVKAKAHDAAEDRVIEALAGEGARDQTREMFRKKLRAGELDDTIIELEVADNSNPLGGFEIPGQPGGMGGMGPGMMNLGDLFKGMGGRTVKRRLSVAASYDLLIEEEADKLLDAEAVTKEALRSVEQSGIVFIDEIDKVCAKSDARSADVSREGVQRDLLPLIEGTTVSTKHGPVKTDHILFIASGAFHIAKPSDLLPELQGRLPIRVNLRALTEDDFVRILTETDNALTRQYTALMATEEVTVEFTDDGIKALAHIAAEVNESIENIGARRLYTVLERVFEELSFTAPDRGGDVVKVDADFVEANLGELTRSTDLSRYVL from the coding sequence ATGAGCGATTTGACCCCCCGCGAGATCGTCAGCGAACTCGACCGGTTCATCATTGGCCAAAGCGACGCCAAGCGCGCGACCGCCGTGGCCCTGCGCAATCGTTGGCGGCGCAAGCAATTGGGCGACGACCTCCGTGACGAGGTCTACCCCAAGAACATCCTAATGATCGGCCCCACCGGCGTCGGCAAGACCGAGATCAGCCGCCGCCTCGCCAAGCTGGCGAAAGCGCCCTTCATCAAGGTCGAAGCCACCAAGTTCACCGAGGTCGGCTACGTCGGCCGCGACGTGGAGCAGATCATCCGGGACCTCGTGGATTCGGCTCAGGTCATGATTCGCGAGCACATGCGCGAAGAGGTGAAAGCCAAGGCGCATGACGCCGCCGAAGATCGCGTGATCGAGGCGCTGGCCGGTGAAGGCGCGCGCGACCAGACCCGCGAGATGTTCCGCAAGAAGCTTCGCGCCGGAGAGTTGGATGACACGATCATCGAGTTGGAAGTCGCCGATAACTCCAATCCCCTTGGCGGATTCGAGATTCCGGGCCAGCCCGGTGGCATGGGCGGCATGGGCCCCGGCATGATGAACCTTGGCGATCTGTTCAAAGGCATGGGCGGGCGCACGGTGAAACGCCGGTTGAGCGTCGCGGCAAGCTACGATTTGCTGATCGAGGAAGAGGCGGACAAGCTGCTCGACGCCGAGGCTGTCACCAAGGAGGCGCTGCGGTCGGTGGAGCAAAGCGGGATCGTCTTCATCGACGAGATCGACAAGGTTTGCGCCAAGTCCGACGCACGCAGCGCCGATGTGTCCCGCGAGGGGGTGCAGCGTGATCTGCTGCCGCTGATCGAGGGCACGACCGTCTCCACCAAGCATGGGCCGGTGAAGACCGACCACATCCTGTTCATCGCTTCCGGCGCGTTCCACATCGCGAAACCCTCGGACCTTCTGCCGGAGCTTCAGGGACGTCTGCCGATCCGCGTGAACCTCCGTGCGCTGACCGAGGATGATTTCGTGCGCATCCTGACGGAAACCGACAATGCGCTGACGCGTCAGTACACGGCCCTGATGGCGACCGAGGAGGTGACCGTCGAGTTCACAGACGACGGGATCAAGGCGCTCGCCCATATCGCGGCCGAGGTGAATGAGAGCATCGAGAATATCGGCGCGCGCAGGCTCTACACCGTGTTGGAGCGCGTGTTCGAGGAGCTGAGCTTCACCGCGCCGGACCGGGGCGGCGACGTCGTGAAGGTCGATGCCGACTTCGTGGAAGCCAACCTCGGCGAATTAACGCGCAGCACCGATCTAAGCCGCTACGTTTTGTAA
- a CDS encoding Smr/MutS family protein, translated as MDRSGAPKITEDVPSKKPSPIRPKPATPPDRLPAFRIGEKSSLGKSTVAHAPSLSSQLAHAPVRMDHGTHKRMTRGKLKPEARIDLHGMTLAEAHPALISFIFHSFELERRLVLVITGKGKDRDSGGPIPIRRGILKHQIPNWLTTAPLAAMVLEIREAHQRHGGGGAYYVYLKRRR; from the coding sequence ATGGATCGCAGCGGCGCGCCAAAGATTACCGAGGACGTGCCCTCCAAGAAGCCGAGCCCGATCCGACCGAAGCCTGCGACACCGCCGGATCGCCTGCCCGCCTTTCGGATCGGTGAGAAATCCTCGCTCGGCAAAAGCACCGTCGCCCACGCGCCGAGTCTGTCGTCGCAGCTGGCTCATGCGCCCGTTCGCATGGACCATGGCACCCACAAGCGGATGACGCGCGGCAAGTTGAAGCCCGAAGCGCGCATTGATCTGCACGGCATGACCCTCGCCGAGGCTCATCCGGCCCTGATCAGTTTCATATTCCATTCGTTCGAGCTGGAACGGCGGCTGGTTCTTGTCATCACCGGCAAGGGCAAGGACCGAGACAGCGGCGGGCCGATTCCGATCCGCCGCGGGATACTGAAACATCAGATACCGAACTGGCTCACGACGGCGCCGCTCGCGGCGATGGTCCTCGAAATTCGCGAGGCACATCAACGCCATGGGGGCGGCGGCGCGTATTACGTTTACCTTAAAAGACGCCGCTAG
- the coaE gene encoding dephospho-CoA kinase (Dephospho-CoA kinase (CoaE) performs the final step in coenzyme A biosynthesis.), with the protein MSFILGLTGSIGMGKSTTAKMFRDLGVPVWDADAAVHKLYDKDGAAVEPVGRLVPDAVVEGAIDRGKLREAIATDQTLLGQLETVVHPLVAEDRRRFLEDNAAAPLIVLDIPLLFETGGDASCDATLVVSTTAEEQRRRVLARGTSEETLDELLSRQMPDAEKRARATYVIETDTLDGTRADVAHLVSQLTEGTR; encoded by the coding sequence ATGAGTTTCATTCTTGGATTGACCGGCTCGATCGGGATGGGAAAGAGCACCACCGCCAAGATGTTTCGCGACCTTGGCGTGCCTGTTTGGGACGCCGACGCAGCCGTTCACAAGCTTTATGACAAGGATGGTGCGGCCGTTGAACCTGTCGGTCGCTTGGTTCCTGACGCGGTTGTCGAGGGAGCGATTGATCGAGGCAAACTCCGAGAGGCAATAGCCACGGATCAGACCCTGTTAGGGCAGTTAGAGACTGTCGTGCACCCTCTCGTTGCCGAGGATCGCCGCCGATTCCTGGAAGATAATGCCGCTGCACCGCTCATAGTTCTCGATATTCCGCTGCTTTTCGAAACCGGCGGAGATGCCTCTTGCGACGCGACGCTCGTGGTCTCCACCACGGCGGAAGAGCAGCGCCGCCGCGTGCTCGCGCGGGGCACCTCGGAAGAGACGTTGGACGAGCTACTGTCTCGCCAAATGCCCGACGCGGAAAAGCGCGCGCGTGCCACTTATGTCATTGAGACGGATACGCTGGACGGCACCCGCGCGGACGTGGCACATCTTGTCTCTCAGCTGACCGAAGGCACCCGTTAA
- the dnaQ gene encoding DNA polymerase III subunit epsilon, producing MREIVLDTETTGLNPYDNPRHRIVEIGAVEVFNQVATGRTYHQYIQPERDMPKEAFEVHGIGEEFLADKPLFAEIAQDFLDFVGDSQMVIHNAEFDMRFLNAELEWAGKPTLPNSQALDTLKIARKKFPGSPASLDALCRRFGIDNSAREKHGALLDSEILADVYLELTGGKQPDFALSQSTSSAAQERDDNWRPKPRPTPLPSLLTDEEKAAHAAFVEALGEDTVWARLRA from the coding sequence ATGCGTGAAATCGTCCTCGATACCGAAACCACGGGTCTCAACCCCTATGACAATCCGCGCCACCGGATCGTGGAAATCGGCGCGGTCGAGGTGTTCAACCAGGTCGCGACGGGCCGAACCTACCATCAGTATATCCAGCCCGAGCGTGACATGCCGAAAGAAGCCTTCGAGGTGCACGGCATCGGTGAGGAGTTTCTCGCCGACAAACCACTTTTCGCCGAAATAGCGCAGGACTTCCTCGATTTCGTCGGGGACTCTCAGATGGTCATCCACAACGCCGAATTCGACATGCGTTTTCTGAATGCCGAGCTCGAATGGGCGGGCAAGCCGACGCTGCCGAACAGCCAGGCGCTCGATACCTTGAAAATCGCGCGGAAGAAGTTTCCGGGCTCTCCCGCGTCGCTGGATGCTCTATGCCGGCGCTTCGGGATCGACAACTCGGCCCGCGAAAAGCACGGCGCGTTGCTCGACTCCGAGATCCTTGCAGATGTCTATCTGGAGCTGACCGGGGGCAAGCAGCCTGACTTCGCCCTGTCGCAATCCACGTCGAGCGCCGCGCAGGAACGGGATGACAACTGGCGTCCGAAACCGCGTCCGACCCCGCTGCCGTCCTTGCTGACGGACGAAGAAAAGGCCGCTCACGCGGCCTTTGTCGAAGCATTGGGGGAAGACACGGTCTGGGCGCGTCTCAGAGCCTGA
- a CDS encoding alpha/beta hydrolase has protein sequence MDHASLTRRTLLCGAASLPLVGCGLSPDLMIVPEAANVGTNETIFAATNRVFADGAFQELRQESLSFSQFEISVPPIRAVGAVEPGRPRRRGADLETEFVASSGNHLGSAANFRAALQAEARRLGTREVMIFIHGFNSTIGSGLYRTAQIHHDFQIPGVPVHYAWPSAGNPLGYAYDRDSALFARDDLESLLEEIVAAGLDIVLTAHSLGSGVVMEVLRQLRIGDRDDILNRINGVILFSPDIDVDVFRGQAARIGELPQPFVIFTSQRDRALTISARITGLRERVGNLSNPEVVADFDVTLIDVTAFEGGVRDPLNHFAGASSPAVVQILQEVAQVNSSFEQDVSQQPGLLPGTILTIQNATQVLLTPLNQN, from the coding sequence ATGGATCACGCTTCCTTAACCCGACGCACGCTATTATGCGGCGCTGCCTCGCTCCCCCTCGTGGGGTGCGGGCTGTCCCCTGATCTGATGATCGTGCCCGAAGCGGCGAACGTGGGGACGAATGAAACGATATTCGCTGCGACCAATCGGGTATTCGCAGATGGCGCGTTCCAGGAGTTGCGGCAGGAAAGCCTGTCGTTCTCGCAGTTCGAGATTTCTGTGCCTCCGATCCGTGCCGTCGGCGCGGTGGAACCCGGTCGCCCCCGACGCCGCGGCGCGGATCTGGAGACGGAGTTCGTTGCCAGTTCAGGCAATCATCTCGGGTCGGCTGCGAATTTCCGGGCGGCGCTTCAGGCCGAAGCGCGTCGGCTTGGCACGCGTGAGGTGATGATCTTCATTCACGGATTCAACTCGACCATCGGCTCGGGCCTCTATCGCACCGCGCAAATTCACCACGATTTCCAGATCCCCGGTGTGCCGGTGCACTACGCCTGGCCCAGCGCCGGCAACCCCTTGGGCTATGCCTATGACCGCGATTCCGCGCTGTTTGCGCGGGATGATCTTGAATCCTTGCTGGAAGAGATCGTGGCCGCCGGGCTGGACATCGTCCTCACGGCGCATTCGCTGGGCTCCGGCGTGGTGATGGAGGTGTTGCGCCAGCTTCGCATCGGCGACCGGGACGATATCCTGAACCGGATCAACGGCGTGATCCTGTTCTCGCCGGACATCGATGTCGACGTGTTCCGTGGACAGGCGGCCCGGATCGGAGAATTGCCGCAGCCTTTCGTGATCTTCACCTCGCAGAGGGACCGGGCGCTGACGATTTCGGCTCGGATCACCGGGTTGAGGGAGCGTGTTGGCAATCTGTCGAATCCGGAGGTGGTGGCCGATTTCGACGTAACGCTGATTGATGTGACGGCGTTCGAAGGCGGCGTGCGTGATCCCTTGAACCACTTCGCCGGTGCGTCGTCCCCAGCGGTGGTGCAGATCCTTCAGGAGGTTGCGCAGGTGAACAGCTCGTTCGAGCAGGACGTCTCGCAGCAGCCCGGATTGCTGCCCGGCACCATCCTGACGATCCAGAATGCGACGCAGGTCTTGCTGACGCCGTTGAACCAGAACTAG
- a CDS encoding FxsA family protein: MWLFILFIAVPLIEIGLFIQVGGWLGLWPTLLVVLLTAIAGTALVKSQGAQALAQLQNSFSDLRDPTEPLAHGAMILFSGALLLTPGFFTDFVGFALLVPAVRQFVLQKIKERVTVRTVRTDRGWEPQNEEIIEGTYTADEAETRSGPSGWRRD, encoded by the coding sequence ATGTGGCTGTTTATCCTGTTCATCGCGGTCCCGTTGATCGAGATCGGGTTGTTCATTCAAGTTGGTGGGTGGCTTGGTCTTTGGCCGACGCTTCTTGTCGTATTGCTGACCGCGATTGCCGGCACGGCACTGGTCAAAAGCCAAGGCGCTCAGGCGCTGGCGCAGCTGCAGAACAGTTTCAGTGATCTGCGCGACCCGACCGAGCCCCTTGCCCACGGCGCGATGATCCTGTTCTCGGGCGCGTTGCTGCTGACCCCGGGCTTCTTCACCGATTTCGTGGGCTTCGCTCTTCTGGTTCCTGCCGTTCGTCAGTTCGTACTTCAGAAGATCAAGGAACGCGTCACCGTCCGGACCGTTCGGACGGATCGCGGGTGGGAGCCGCAGAATGAAGAGATCATCGAGGGTACTTATACGGCGGATGAGGCGGAAACCCGCTCGGGTCCGTCCGGATGGCGCAGGGATTGA
- a CDS encoding shikimate dehydrogenase yields the protein MNKDTIPLAGVIGDPISHSLSPRLHGHWLKRYGLAGHYIPLHVNHADLPEVLHTLPRMGFVGVNVTIPHKELVLSLAHSVTDRAALIGAANTLTFTANGQIQADNTDGMGFLSNIQQALPHWSAAAGPALVLGSGGAAKAIVSALISDGAPIVHVANRTRARADALKEQFGARVVPADWTQIPDLVGDAALIVNTTSLGMTGQNPLSIDLSRLSPATVVTDIVYSPLETDLLREAAERGCETVDGLGMLLHQAVPGFERWFNYTPMVDDDLRQAVLGG from the coding sequence ATGAACAAAGACACGATCCCTCTTGCCGGTGTCATCGGTGACCCGATTTCCCATTCCCTCTCACCGCGACTGCACGGCCATTGGCTCAAACGCTACGGTCTGGCAGGTCACTATATCCCACTCCACGTGAACCACGCCGACCTGCCGGAGGTCCTGCACACGCTGCCCCGGATGGGTTTTGTCGGTGTGAACGTCACCATCCCCCACAAGGAACTCGTGCTTTCGCTGGCTCATTCCGTGACCGACCGCGCGGCCCTGATCGGTGCCGCAAACACGCTGACCTTCACGGCGAACGGGCAGATTCAGGCTGATAATACCGACGGTATGGGGTTTCTTTCCAACATACAGCAGGCCTTGCCCCATTGGTCCGCGGCCGCCGGTCCGGCGCTCGTCCTCGGGTCGGGTGGTGCGGCCAAGGCGATTGTCTCTGCGCTCATATCGGATGGCGCACCGATCGTGCATGTTGCCAACCGTACCCGCGCCCGCGCGGATGCGTTGAAAGAGCAATTCGGCGCCCGTGTCGTGCCTGCGGACTGGACGCAGATCCCGGATCTGGTCGGCGACGCGGCCCTGATCGTGAACACCACGTCCTTGGGAATGACGGGTCAGAACCCCCTGTCCATCGACCTTTCACGCCTTTCACCTGCGACGGTTGTCACAGACATCGTCTACAGCCCGCTCGAAACGGATCTGCTGCGGGAGGCTGCCGAACGCGGCTGCGAGACGGTGGACGGTCTTGGCATGTTGCTGCACCAAGCGGTGCCGGGGTTTGAGCGTTGGTTCAACTACACACCCATGGTCGACGATGACCTCCGACAGGCGGTGTTGGGCGGATGA
- the rho gene encoding transcription termination factor Rho, translated as MTVETLRLADLKAKTAKDLLPMAEELEIENASTMRKGDMMFEILRERAEEGWEISGDGVLEVLQDGFGFLRSPEANYLAGPDDIYVSPDMIRQHSLRTGDTVEGVMSAPKENERYFCLVNVTQINFEEPEKAKHKVAFDNLTPLYPDERMTMEIEDPTIKDRSARIIDLVSPIGKGQRSLIVAPPRTGKTVLLQNIAHSIETNHPECYLIVLLIDERPEEVTDMQRSVKGEVISSTFDEPATRHVAVSEMVIEKAKRLVEHKRDVVILLDSITRLGRAFNTVVPSSGKVLTGGVDANALQRPKRFFGAARNIEEGGSLTIIATALIDTGSRMDEVIFEEFKGTGNSEIVLDRKIADKRVYPAMDILKSGTRKEDLLVDKGDLQKTFVLRRILNPMGTTDAIEFLISKLKQTKTNSEFFDSMNT; from the coding sequence ATGACAGTTGAAACGCTTCGTCTTGCTGACCTGAAAGCGAAAACCGCGAAAGATCTTCTGCCGATGGCGGAAGAGCTCGAGATCGAGAACGCCTCCACCATGCGGAAGGGGGACATGATGTTCGAGATCCTCCGGGAGCGGGCGGAAGAAGGTTGGGAGATCTCTGGAGACGGTGTGCTTGAAGTCTTGCAGGACGGTTTCGGTTTCCTGCGAAGCCCCGAGGCGAACTATCTGGCGGGACCGGACGATATTTACGTGTCGCCCGACATGATCCGCCAGCATTCCCTGCGGACGGGCGATACCGTCGAAGGTGTGATGTCGGCACCTAAGGAGAATGAGCGGTACTTCTGCCTGGTCAATGTCACGCAGATCAACTTCGAGGAACCTGAGAAGGCGAAGCACAAAGTTGCGTTCGACAACCTGACGCCTCTCTACCCTGACGAGCGGATGACGATGGAGATCGAAGATCCGACGATCAAGGATCGCTCGGCTCGTATTATCGACCTGGTTTCGCCCATCGGTAAGGGTCAGCGTAGCTTGATCGTGGCGCCGCCGCGGACGGGTAAGACGGTTTTGCTGCAGAATATCGCGCATTCGATCGAGACCAATCATCCGGAATGCTACCTGATCGTTCTTTTGATCGACGAGCGGCCGGAGGAAGTGACGGATATGCAGCGCTCGGTGAAGGGCGAGGTTATCTCCTCCACCTTTGACGAGCCGGCGACGCGTCACGTTGCTGTCTCCGAGATGGTGATCGAGAAGGCGAAGCGTTTGGTCGAGCATAAGCGCGACGTTGTGATCCTGCTCGACTCGATCACGCGCCTCGGCCGGGCGTTCAACACCGTGGTACCGTCGTCGGGCAAGGTTCTGACCGGTGGTGTTGATGCGAACGCGCTGCAGCGTCCGAAACGGTTCTTCGGTGCCGCGCGAAACATCGAGGAAGGCGGCTCCCTCACGATCATCGCGACGGCGCTGATTGATACGGGCAGCCGGATGGATGAGGTTATCTTCGAAGAATTCAAGGGTACGGGTAACAGCGAGATCGTTCTCGATCGGAAGATTGCGGACAAGCGTGTCTATCCTGCGATGGACATCCTCAAGTCCGGCACGCGGAAAGAGGATCTGCTGGTCGACAAGGGCGATTTGCAGAAGACCTTTGTGCTACGACGCATCCTCAACCCGATGGGGACCACGGACGCGATCGAGTTCCTGATCTCGAAGTTGAAACAGACCAAGACCAACTCGGAGTTCTTCGACTCCATGAACACCTAA
- the secB gene encoding protein-export chaperone SecB, translating into MSDASANGDATAGAAPEAAAQLPKMQILGQFTRDLSFENAAVQNGVAAQGQPDIQVQVALDARKRTTENQYDVIMKLKVESKTKEDEPKAIFLIELEYGGVFLIENIAEQQLHPFLMIECPRMLFPFARRIISDVSRDGGYPPLNLDQIDFVALYRQQIAARQAQQPQGTA; encoded by the coding sequence ATGTCCGACGCCTCTGCAAACGGCGACGCTACCGCAGGCGCTGCACCAGAAGCTGCTGCGCAACTCCCCAAGATGCAGATCTTGGGCCAATTCACCCGCGACCTGTCGTTTGAAAATGCAGCAGTGCAAAACGGTGTGGCAGCGCAGGGACAGCCTGACATTCAGGTTCAAGTTGCCCTCGACGCGCGCAAGCGGACGACGGAAAACCAGTACGACGTCATCATGAAGCTCAAGGTCGAGAGTAAGACCAAGGAAGACGAGCCGAAGGCGATCTTCCTGATCGAGCTGGAATATGGCGGCGTCTTTCTGATCGAGAACATCGCAGAGCAGCAGCTGCACCCGTTCCTGATGATCGAATGCCCCCGGATGCTGTTCCCCTTCGCGCGCCGGATCATCTCGGACGTGTCGCGTGACGGTGGTTACCCGCCGCTGAACCTCGACCAGATCGATTTCGTGGCGCTCTATCGCCAGCAGATCGCCGCGCGTCAGGCGCAGCAACCTCAGGGCACCGCCTGA
- a CDS encoding Maf family protein → MSRLILASSSGSRQSMLQNAGVSFESAPVRIDEDAIRRSLEAEEASPRDIADALAEFKARKGAEKSPGHLVLGSDQILALKGKIFAKPESRDEAVAHLRSLSGQTHHLYSAAVIYEDAKPVWRAVGSARMSMHDLSDKEIDTYFEQAWPDVEGCVGAYQAEALGGQLFSRIDGDWFSVLGLPLLQLLSYLRTRGMLSS, encoded by the coding sequence ATGTCTCGCCTCATCCTCGCCTCATCCTCCGGATCCCGGCAGTCCATGCTGCAAAATGCCGGCGTTTCATTCGAATCAGCACCGGTCCGAATCGATGAAGACGCCATCCGACGCTCTCTCGAAGCGGAAGAGGCCTCGCCCCGTGACATCGCGGACGCGTTGGCAGAATTCAAAGCACGGAAAGGTGCCGAGAAGTCGCCCGGCCACCTCGTTCTGGGTTCCGATCAGATCCTCGCCCTCAAAGGGAAGATCTTCGCCAAACCGGAGAGCCGCGACGAGGCTGTAGCACATCTGCGGAGCCTGTCGGGGCAAACCCACCATCTCTATTCCGCAGCCGTCATCTATGAAGATGCAAAGCCCGTCTGGCGCGCGGTTGGCTCCGCGCGGATGTCCATGCATGACCTGAGCGACAAAGAGATTGATACCTATTTCGAACAAGCCTGGCCGGACGTCGAAGGCTGCGTTGGCGCCTACCAGGCCGAGGCGCTTGGGGGGCAGCTCTTTTCACGGATCGACGGTGATTGGTTCTCCGTCCTCGGTCTGCCATTGCTACAACTCCTGTCCTATCTCAGAACGCGGGGGATGCTCTCCTCATGA
- a CDS encoding Tim44/TimA family putative adaptor protein, translating to MNSSLLSLLVLAGIAIFLILRLRSVLGTRTGFEKPPAPAGTRTRRDFEVIEGGPDDDIIDHVDDGSESAKALAAMKMAEPGFRVGEFLGGARQAYEMILMAFERGDVEGLRPFLAPDVLETFEEVINQRNEQGLMIEAEFVGVREVTLQNATFDRSSKVGEITVRFVGELTSVVRNAEGEIIEGDSSSIKRQRDVWTFARTMGSDDPNWALVATDG from the coding sequence ATGAACTCCTCCCTTTTGTCCTTGCTGGTCCTTGCTGGCATCGCGATCTTCCTGATTTTGCGCCTGCGCTCGGTGTTGGGAACCCGTACCGGATTCGAGAAACCGCCCGCTCCTGCCGGCACCCGTACCCGTCGCGATTTCGAGGTGATCGAAGGTGGCCCGGATGACGACATCATCGACCACGTTGACGATGGCTCCGAAAGCGCGAAAGCCCTCGCGGCGATGAAGATGGCAGAGCCGGGCTTCCGCGTAGGTGAGTTTCTGGGCGGTGCGCGTCAAGCCTACGAGATGATCCTGATGGCGTTCGAGCGTGGCGATGTGGAGGGCCTTCGTCCCTTCCTCGCGCCTGACGTGCTGGAAACTTTCGAGGAAGTGATCAACCAGCGCAACGAACAGGGCCTGATGATCGAAGCCGAGTTCGTAGGCGTCCGGGAAGTGACCCTTCAGAACGCGACATTCGACCGCTCCTCCAAGGTTGGGGAGATCACCGTCCGCTTCGTTGGCGAACTGACCAGTGTCGTGCGCAATGCCGAAGGAGAAATCATCGAAGGCGACAGCTCTTCCATCAAGCGTCAGCGCGATGTGTGGACCTTTGCCCGGACCATGGGCTCCGATGATCCGAACTGGGCCCTGGTCGCCACCGACGGATGA